CGCAGGCGGCCGACGTGCGCGAGCAGGCCCGTCGCGAGCTCATCGAGTCGGGCGGACGGCGCGAGATCGCGATGATGGTGCCGGTCGTCTTCCTGATCCTTCCCGTCACCATCGCGTTCGCATTCTTCCCAGGTTTGGCCGGACTCCACCTGTCCTCGGGTGGTTGAGATGAAGGAGACCGCATGACGTCACGGATCGAGCAGCTGCGCCGACGCCGCCATCGTGAGCGAGGTGACGTGCCCGGCTGGGTGATGATCACGCTCATGACGGCAGGCATCGTCGTCGGGCTCACCGCGATCGCCGGGCCGAGACTGTCCGCCATGCTCAACCAGGCACTGTCGTCCGTCGGCGGCTGAGCGTGCGCACGCGGTGGCCCGTGCGCGACGAGCGCGGCTCCGCGGTCCCCGAGTTCGTCATGGTGCTGATGGTGCTGATCCCGCTCGTGTTCGCCATCGCGCAGGTCGCCCTCGTGATGCACGTGAGGAATACGATGACCGCCGCCGCGTCCGACGGCGCCCGCGCCGCAGCGTCGTTGGACGCGCCGATCGGCGAGGCGCGCTCGCGGGCCCGCGAGGTGCTGCGGACGACCCTGGCCGACCGTTACGCCGAGGACGTGAGCGTTCGGGAGGCCCAGGTGGACGGGATCTCGGTGATCGAGGTCCGCGTCAGCGCGGAGGTGCCGCCGCTCGGGCTGTGGGGTCCGGGTGTCGCGGTGGATGCGGTGGGCCGGGCCGTGCGTCAGGAGGCTCCATGAGCACGGAGCGGGGAAGCGCGACCGTCGAGTTCACCTGGTTGACGCTGCTGTTGCTGGTGCCGCTGGTCTACATCGTGGTGGCGGTGTTCGAGACCCAGCGCGCGGCCTACGGGGTCACGGCCGCCAGTGAGGCTGCGGCACGGGCGTTCATCCAGGCCGCGGGCCCCGCCGAGGCCGAGGCGCGGGCCCGGGTCGCGGCGCGACTGGTCCTGGCCGACCACGGCGTCGCGGGCGCCGCGATCTCCGCCGAGTGCCGGCCCGAGTGCTTCGTGCCCGGCTCGAGCGTGGTCGTCCGGGTGCGCTCGTCCCAGCGCCTCCCGCTGGCCCCGGACCTGTTCGGCGATCCGGTCGCGGCCTTCGACGTCGCCTCCACCCACACCGAGCCCTTCGGGCGTTACCGGGCGGCGCCGTGAGTGCTCACGAGCGTGGCAACGTCACCGTGCTGACCGTGGGGTTCCTCGCGGTGCTGGGCCTGCTTGTCGTCGTGGTCGTCAACGCGTCGGCCACATTCCTCGAGAGGCGCGAGCTGATGAACCTCGCCGACCGGATCGCGCTGCACGCCGCCGACGGGCTCGACCGCGACCGCGTCTACCTGGGCGGCCTCACCGACGAGGCGACCCTGGACGCTGCCGACGCCCGCGCGCTGACGGCGGGGATCGTCCCGCCCGACGTGAGACTCACGCTGACCACCGCCGACGACCGCGTCGACGTCCGGGTCACCCGCCGGGCCCGGCTCCCGCTCGTGCCGCCGGGCCTCCCCGACACGGCGACGGTCCGCGCCGAGGCGTCAGCCCGCCTGCACCTCGCGCCCTGAAAGTCCGCGTCGCCAGTTAACGCCGCGACTGGAGGGCCCGTGCGAAGAAGGCGAGAAAGTCGGGCCGGATGAGGTGTTCGGGGAGGTTGGTGGTCAACTCCCTGTGATTCCTCAAGAGGGGATACTAATGAAATCGTAGTGTCCTATGCTACGATTTCAGTAATAGCGAAGGGCGGGACATGACTGCACTCCGAGATGTCGCACGTGCGCAACTCCGCGCCGCACGCCCGGTGAACCTCGCGGACAAGTACGCGAACCCGCGGGCCCTCCTGCGCCACCACGCCGCGAAGGGCGAACTGATCCGGCTTGCTCCCGGCTATTACATGGCTCCGCCGGATGACCAGCCCCTCGCATGGCGGCCCACTATCGAGACCGCCGCCGCGGCTATCGCAACGACCGCCTACCCCGACGAGGATGTCGTGCTGATGGGTCTGACCGCAGCACGCATTCACGGGGCGCTGCCTCGCGCAATCGGTGTCGGCATCGTCGCCGTCCCACGCCAGCACTCGCCCATCACCCTCGATGACGGAGGCCGAGTCCTCTTTGTCGCCCGCGACACCGACCGTCTCGACGCGGTGCGGATGCCCGTGGAGACCGGCCGCGTCCTGGTCACTACCGTCGAGCAGACCGTCCTCGACCTCGCACGACGCCCGAACTTGGGGGGCCTGGAGGTCGAGGCTCGCGCCGCGATCGCGAACGTGATGCCGCGCGTTGACACCGAGTACCTGCTCGAGCTCGCCGACGAGCACAACTTCGGCCGCCGCGCCGCTGAGCTCGTCAGGACTGCGTGATGACCGGACCGATCGACCCGCCGGCGGCCACAGACGAAGCTCGTGTCGCCGAGCAGTTCGGCGTCGGCAACGCACAGGTCGAGCGCGACAAGCTGATCTCGCACGTCTTGGTCGCGTTGTCGAAGCTGCCGGATGACCGGCTGATGTTCTTTGGCGGCACCGCGCTCAGCCGCACCCACCTGCCCGATCTGCGGCTCAGTGAGGACATCGATCTGATCGCCTTGGGTCGTCGCGCTGACGTGACCAACGATATTGACCGCGTCGTCTCGCGTGCGCTGGCCAGGGCTTACGGTGAGGTGACTTGGCTGCCCGAACTCACCATCACCCGCGGCTCAGAGCCGGCGGTCTTGCAGGTCGCCGGTCTCCAGGTGCAGGTGCAGCTCCTCGACGGCACCGGCCATCCCGCTTGGCCTACCGAGGTTGTGAGCCTGTATCAGCGGTACGCCGGCGTTCCCGCCGCCACCATGCGCGTGCCAACGCTCGCTGCCTTCGCCGCTTCCAAGCTCGCCGCATGGTGCGAACGTGCAGCCCCACGCGACCTGTACGACCTCTGGGCACTCGCTCAGCGTGGCGCAGTCACCACCGGGGCCGTCGACCTGTTCGTCAAGCACGGCCCCACCGCCCGCAGGCCAGCGTCCTTCATGTTCGCCAGCGCGCCGACTGAGGACGAGTGGACCACGGCGCTGGGCCACCAGTGCGTCATCCGGGTCGGCCCCGACGAGGCGTGGGCCGTCGTCCGGAACTCCTGGCTGGCCGACGCCTGACTAGTCCGGCCGGACCTGTTCGTCACCTGACTCCTGCCTGGACGCTCGCAAACCCGAGTCGACGAATGGAAAGGGCGCAAAGCTCGGCCTGCTTTGTGACGTTCATGGCGCCTGGCCGCGGGCGCGCGATGCCCTCCGGCGGTTCGCCGAGCTCGGAGCGTCCGAGGCATCAACTCAGCGACCTAGGCACGGGGTTCCGGACTCGTCGGGCTGGCGATTCGACAAGAAACTCGTCTCCCTCGTCGAGGAGTTGACCTGTTGCTCGTCGTTGTTGTTGCTGGTTCCGCCGGCGTAGGACTGCCTGCTCCTGCCGCGATCCGGGCGCGAGACCGTAGGCGTCGAAGCCGAGGGCGGTGCCGCTGCCTAGGCTGGGACCGTGACCGAGACCTTCGACGAGCCGTCCCTCGGGCGGCGCCTGGTGGCGCTGCTGATCGACTGGGTGATCGCCTCGTTCTCCGCCGTGGCGCTGTTCGGGTGGACGGGTGTGCGGTTCCCGCCCGACGGCATCCGCGACCAGCTGATCATCAACGGCGTGTTCGTCGTCGAGGTCGCGATCCTCGTCGGGCTCACCGGGTTCTCGATCGGCAAGCGCATCATGGGCCTGCGGCTGATCAACCCCGACGGCCGCCCGATCGGCGTGCTGCGGGCGCTGCTGCGCACCGTGCTGCTGAGCCTCGTGATCCCGGCGATCGTGATGACCGACGACAAGCGCGGCCTGCACGACCTCGCCGCAGGCAGCAAGGTCGTCAAGGCGTGAGCCTGCCTAGGCCGGTTGATCTCGATACTCCCCCGCAAGCGGGAGGTGCCCCCAGTCTCGCTGCGCTCGCCGCTACTCGATCACCGACAGGCGCAACAACGCCCGCCACTCGACGAGTGGCGGGCGCTGAGCGGAGGCTGGGTCAGCCGCGCATCATCTTGCGGGCGCCCTTGGTGCTGGTGGGCACCGGGCCGCGCGGCATCGGGGCGGCCGGACGCATCGCGTCGAGCGCCTTCAGCTTGTAGAGCACGTCGGTCTGCTGCGCGGGCTTGATCGCCTTCTTCAGCTTCTTGACCCGCTTCACCAGCTGGGGCAGGGGCACCTCGCCCTCGCCGCGGCCGACGATCAGCGTCGTGATCGGGACGCCCTCGCCGACGATCCGGCGGTGCTTCTTGACCTCGGAGCCGAGCAGGTTGCTCACACGGGCGTGCTGGCCCTCACCCACGAGGACGACGCCGGGACGGCCGACGAGGCGGTGCACCACGTCCTGCTGCTTCGTGAAGCCGACGGCCGGCTTGACGTCCCAGCCGCGGCGCAGCATCTGCAGCGCACCCGCGCCGGCGCCCAGCTGGCCCTCGGCCTGCTCGTACATCGACTTCTCGGCGCGCTTGCCGAACACGATCATCGTGACCAGCAGAGCGGTGGTCAGCGAGAGCAGGACCGTGATGATGATGCCCAGCCACCAGGTCCCGAGGATGAACAGGGACAGCGTCGCCATGGCGGCGGCGGAGAGCACGAAGACACCGAGCAGGAGCAGGCCGAGACGCGGCTGCGTCCGCTTGGTCATCTGGTACGCATTGCGCAGCTGCGCGATGCGTCCGGCGGGTGCTGCGGGAGCGGGGCTGGACATGAGCCCGATTCTACGTCAGGCCCGAGCGTCCATGGCCTGCTGGTAGAGCCTTCCCGCGCGGTAGGACGAACGGACGAGCGGTCCGGACATCACACCGGAGAATCCGATCTCGTCGGCCTCCTGCTGCAGCTCGACGAACTCCTCGGGCTTGACCCACCGCTCGACGGGGTGGTGACGGGCCGACGGACGCAGGTACTGCGTGATCGTGATCAGCTCGCAGCCGGCCGCGTGAAGGTCGCGCAGCGCCTGCGAGACCTCCTCGCGCGTCTCGCCCAGGCCCAGGATCA
This genomic interval from Aeromicrobium choanae contains the following:
- a CDS encoding type IV toxin-antitoxin system AbiEi family antitoxin domain-containing protein, producing MTALRDVARAQLRAARPVNLADKYANPRALLRHHAAKGELIRLAPGYYMAPPDDQPLAWRPTIETAAAAIATTAYPDEDVVLMGLTAARIHGALPRAIGVGIVAVPRQHSPITLDDGGRVLFVARDTDRLDAVRMPVETGRVLVTTVEQTVLDLARRPNLGGLEVEARAAIANVMPRVDTEYLLELADEHNFGRRAAELVRTA
- a CDS encoding pilus assembly protein TadG-related protein, translating into MSAHERGNVTVLTVGFLAVLGLLVVVVVNASATFLERRELMNLADRIALHAADGLDRDRVYLGGLTDEATLDAADARALTAGIVPPDVRLTLTTADDRVDVRVTRRARLPLVPPGLPDTATVRAEASARLHLAP
- a CDS encoding TadE/TadG family type IV pilus assembly protein; translated protein: MRTRWPVRDERGSAVPEFVMVLMVLIPLVFAIAQVALVMHVRNTMTAAASDGARAAASLDAPIGEARSRAREVLRTTLADRYAEDVSVREAQVDGISVIEVRVSAEVPPLGLWGPGVAVDAVGRAVRQEAP
- a CDS encoding RDD family protein, with amino-acid sequence MTETFDEPSLGRRLVALLIDWVIASFSAVALFGWTGVRFPPDGIRDQLIINGVFVVEVAILVGLTGFSIGKRIMGLRLINPDGRPIGVLRALLRTVLLSLVIPAIVMTDDKRGLHDLAAGSKVVKA
- a CDS encoding DUF4191 domain-containing protein encodes the protein MSSPAPAAPAGRIAQLRNAYQMTKRTQPRLGLLLLGVFVLSAAAMATLSLFILGTWWLGIIITVLLSLTTALLVTMIVFGKRAEKSMYEQAEGQLGAGAGALQMLRRGWDVKPAVGFTKQQDVVHRLVGRPGVVLVGEGQHARVSNLLGSEVKKHRRIVGEGVPITTLIVGRGEGEVPLPQLVKRVKKLKKAIKPAQQTDVLYKLKALDAMRPAAPMPRGPVPTSTKGARKMMRG
- a CDS encoding nucleotidyl transferase AbiEii/AbiGii toxin family protein; the protein is MTGPIDPPAATDEARVAEQFGVGNAQVERDKLISHVLVALSKLPDDRLMFFGGTALSRTHLPDLRLSEDIDLIALGRRADVTNDIDRVVSRALARAYGEVTWLPELTITRGSEPAVLQVAGLQVQVQLLDGTGHPAWPTEVVSLYQRYAGVPAATMRVPTLAAFAASKLAAWCERAAPRDLYDLWALAQRGAVTTGAVDLFVKHGPTARRPASFMFASAPTEDEWTTALGHQCVIRVGPDEAWAVVRNSWLADA